Part of the Candidatus Lokiarchaeota archaeon genome is shown below.
GGAGCCACGGATCCTTTGGAAGACAGTGACCGCCTACCCCTGCGCCGGGAATGTGCATATGCCTATCGTCTCGAGCGTTGATGAGATCTATTATGTCATAGATGTCCACTCCGAGACTTTCACAAACTAGAGCCATCTCATTGGCAAATGCAATATTGACATCTCTGTACGCGTTCTCTATTGTCTTTGCCAATTCAGCGCTCAGTGTATCCGTCGTGTAGATTTTTTCATTCACAATCTTAGAATAGAGCTCGACAGCTCTTTTGGTACTCTTCTCTGTGATTCCACCAACCACACGAGGCATGTCTGTAATATATTCCAGTAGTTTGCCGGGCATCACACGTTCATATGAAAATGCCAAATCGAAGTCTGTTCCTCCTTTGAGCCCTGATTCCTTTTCAATTATGCTTTGTACAACGTTCTGGGTTGTCCCAGGGGCGACTGTAGATTCGACAACAACCATAGCACCTTTCTTGATATGCTTGCCAATTTTTTCACTTACCTGTCTAAGCGAGTCATATCGTGGCATGTTCTGTGCATCTGTGGGAGTTTGTACATCAATGAGAATAACATCGGCATCAGCCAATACGCTAACATCTGAAGTGACATGAAATGTTCCTTTCTCAACAACCTTCGCAATGAGTTCTTCCAGACCTGGTTCAACACCTTCAAACGGGGATTTACCGCTGTTCAATACGTCGATTTTCCAACCCGATCTTTCAGACCTTCTCTGAAGACCTGTTACTTCCATCCCGTCAACGTCAGCCAATAGTGCAGCACACGGGATTCCAACATAGCCCATTCCAATTACAACGACTTTGGTTGTCATCTATTGCACATTCCTGCCAGATTTCAAACCCAGCAAGTTATTCGTTGAATCGCCTCAACGGAGCAGCCTGAAAAACATTACTCTACCGACTGCAATGGGAAATACCGAAACCATAAAGTAGCTAGTACTTGAGAATCAGATGTACCGGCAATTAGCATTATCAGTGAAATCAGGTGATGCTATTCTAATCTATCTCATCACTCCCGCAGAATTTCACAGGGGATTTAGAATAATGAAACAGCGGAAGCCATTCACACTACTTGCGTTTCTTCTTATGGCCAGCATCCTGATTTCAGGAATTGCAGTTGACCCCCATCAGAATCTCCAATCACGCAATATTGTATCGAGAGATATGTCTATGACTGGTGGAGAAAAGAGCTTGTTGAACTCAGATGCTAGAATCTCTGCCGAAGATGGAGAATCATTA
Proteins encoded:
- a CDS encoding nucleotide sugar dehydrogenase, which translates into the protein MTTKVVVIGMGYVGIPCAALLADVDGMEVTGLQRRSERSGWKIDVLNSGKSPFEGVEPGLEELIAKVVEKGTFHVTSDVSVLADADVILIDVQTPTDAQNMPRYDSLRQVSEKIGKHIKKGAMVVVESTVAPGTTQNVVQSIIEKESGLKGGTDFDLAFSYERVMPGKLLEYITDMPRVVGGITEKSTKRAVELYSKIVNEKIYTTDTLSAELAKTIENAYRDVNIAFANEMALVCESLGVDIYDIIDLINARDDRHMHIPGAGVGGHCLPKDPWLLRYGLYEYGSWKVEPEFISLSRRINDGMPLHMSDLVENGLQAQDVSIHDAKVTILGVSYLENSDDTRNTPAADLVSALESRGAKVRLHDPYVRKWEFGPHEIERNLMEAAEGADCLALVTKHDMYYDIDLEKIKSVMKTPVLVDGRNVFNVDKVKEAGFEYRCIGKRGVQRKGLEA